Part of the Acidobacteriota bacterium genome is shown below.
CGACCCGTTCGCGGCCGCCGGGCCGTCCGAGGGCGAACTCTGCGAGGTCACCGTCAACCAGAACCAGCGCGGCAACGGGATCCACATCTGGAACTCGTCACACCACGTCGTGGCGCGCAACACGATCCGGTACACGCGTGATGGCGTGTACTTCTCGTTCGTGGACAGGACACACGTGCGCGACAACGTGATCGAGCAGGTGCGGTACGGCCTGCACTACATGTACTCGGACGACAATCGATTCGAAGGCAACACGTTTCGCGACAACGCCGCAGGCGCCGCCGTCATGTCGTCCAAGCACATCGTGTTGCGGCGGAACGCGTTCCTGGCGAGCCGCAATCATCGCGCCTACGGCATCCTGTTGCAGACGGTCGACGACACGACGCTCGAAGAGAACCGCATCGCCGGCAACACCGTCGGCGTGTTCTTCGAGAGCGGGCACGGCAATCGCCTGCGCAACAACGTGATCGCCAACAACCACATCGGCATCCACGCGTCCGACAGCTCGGATGGCAACACGTTCGCAGGCAACGACTTCGTGGACAACCTGCACACCGTCGAGACGTCCGGCGGCAACCTGACGAGCGTATGGGCGGAGGACGGTCGCGGCAATCACTGGAGTGGTGCCGTGCGACTCGACATGAATCGTGACGGCATCGCCGATGTCCCGCATCGCGAACTCGACCTGTTCGGGCAGACGCGACGTGACCTGCCCGTCATCGGCCTGCTGGTGGGCAGCCCTGGCGAGCGGTTGCTCCG
Proteins encoded:
- a CDS encoding right-handed parallel beta-helix repeat-containing protein, whose translation is MSRRLAIGLVSGLTLAVAVTRDPALPVLAATQDAPEAHLADSAADDRTAWLLERLADAPDGAVVVVPRGVYRGPIRIVRPVHLRGESGARLRGDGRTHTVSVEAPDVTIEGFDVSGSGLDLSKDHAAIHVTGPRATLVDNRIHESLHGVYVRQADGARIEGNTIIGVETKMEAVDPFAAAGPSEGELCEVTVNQNQRGNGIHIWNSSHHVVARNTIRYTRDGVYFSFVDRTHVRDNVIEQVRYGLHYMYSDDNRFEGNTFRDNAAGAAVMSSKHIVLRRNAFLASRNHRAYGILLQTVDDTTLEENRIAGNTVGVFFESGHGNRLRNNVIANNHIGIHASDSSDGNTFAGNDFVDNLHTVETSGGNLTSVWAEDGRGNHWSGAVRLDMNRDGIADVPHRELDLFGQTRRDLPVIGLLVGSPGERLLRFVHARIALPGLPGVVDPSPLVNPSHR